One genomic segment of Clostridium estertheticum subsp. estertheticum includes these proteins:
- a CDS encoding ABC transporter ATP-binding protein, translating to MNYHSLTAETPALADISFGVQEGHFLSIVGPSGCGKSTLLNIIAGLISPSSGEIKINSSTDSVSFLKIGYMFQKDQLFDWLTIWDNVLLGLKINHSITASNKELVKRLLISYNLWEFRDHHPRELSGGMRQRVALIRTLALSPELLLLDEPFSALDYQTRLNISDEVYEIIKKEKKTTIMVTHDIAEAIAMSDEIIILSKRPAVIVKHMTLEFGENFSYPLKRREAPKFSIYFNEIWKELNNNAD from the coding sequence ATGAATTACCACTCCTTAACTGCAGAAACTCCTGCTCTAGCAGATATTTCCTTTGGTGTACAAGAAGGTCACTTTTTAAGTATTGTAGGGCCTTCTGGTTGCGGAAAATCTACGTTATTAAATATAATAGCAGGCTTAATTTCTCCGTCATCTGGAGAAATTAAAATCAATAGTAGTACCGATAGCGTAAGTTTTTTAAAAATCGGATATATGTTTCAAAAGGATCAATTGTTTGACTGGCTAACTATATGGGACAATGTACTTCTAGGCCTTAAAATTAACCATTCTATTACAGCTTCCAATAAAGAATTAGTAAAAAGACTTCTAATAAGTTATAATCTCTGGGAATTTAGAGACCATCACCCTAGAGAATTATCTGGAGGCATGAGGCAAAGGGTTGCTTTAATTAGAACCTTAGCTTTAAGTCCTGAATTACTTCTTTTAGATGAACCTTTTTCAGCTTTAGATTATCAAACTAGATTAAACATTAGTGATGAGGTTTATGAAATTATAAAAAAAGAGAAAAAAACTACGATAATGGTAACGCATGACATTGCAGAAGCTATCGCTATGTCCGATGAAATTATTATCCTTTCTAAACGCCCCGCTGTAATTGTTAAACACATGACACTAGAATTTGGTGAAAACTTTTCTTATCCGTTAAAACGTAGAGAAGCTCCAAAATTTAGTATTTACTTCAATGAAATTTGGAAGGAGTTGAATAATAATGCTGATTGA
- a CDS encoding 2-hydroxyacyl-CoA dehydratase → MKNILHVGLDVGSTTVKIVVLDEQEKTIYSKYQRHFSDIKSTIAELLNEAYNNFSEADITIVVTGSGGLALAKWMNIPFIQEVIASTYAIEKIIPRTNVAIELGGEDAKIIYFDGGIDQRMNGSCAGGTGAFIDQMASLLQTDATGLNEFAKNYKTIYPIAARCGVFAKTDIQPLLNEGAAKEDIAVSVFQSVVNQTISGLACGRPIRGNVAFLGGPLFFLSELRQRFIETLKLTEDQVIFPKDSQLFVAVGAAMSSKDNSTISFEHLKNQLPKLMEATSNDVRRFRPLFADDKELQVFNERQSKYKAKRRELEGYTGNCYLGIDAGSTTTKVTLIDEEGAILHSFYGSNEGNPLTSVRKALKHIYSIMPKGVTIKNSAVTGYGEKLIMAALKVDIGEIETIAHYKAAEFFMPGVDFILDIGGQDMKCLKVKNGVIDSIMLNEACSSGCGSFIETFAHSLNMEVAEFAEVALKAKRPVDLGSRCTVFMNSRVKQAQKEGASVGDISAGLSYSVIKNALQKVIKIRDPKDMGKKIIVQGGTFYNSAVLRAFEIISGREAVRPDIAGLMGAFGASLIAKERDEEGRVSTLLSLEQLDNLAIETTMGRCKQCANQCVLTINKFDNDREFISGNRCEKALGLSNKKEEIPNVYDYKYKRIFNYIPLKKEEAQRGTIGIPRVLNLYENYPFWFTFFTNLGFRVELSQRSSKKVYEMGIETIPSESACYPAKIAHGHIMSLINKGIDLIFYPCIPYEKKERKNADDHYNCPIVTSYPEVIKNNMDILKERNVRFLNPFISLDNEKALDKRLADELVSFGISKKEVVIAAELAWAETEKVKLDIRNKGEEVVEYIRRTGKRGIVLAGRPYHIDPEINHGIPSVITDFDMPVLTEDSVAHLGVIEGPLRAVDQWVYHSRLYAAASFVSKEPNIELIQLNSFGCGLDAVTSDQVAQILEDNGKIFTTLKIDEGNNLGAARIRIRSLKAALYERDKNGVLLKKVQEPDKKIIFTKEMKKKHTILCPQMSPIHFQFLQEAFNSSGYNLQILPSVDTKAVDEGLKYVNNDACYPTIIVVGQLIAALKSGKYDVENTSVIISQTCGGCRATNYIGFLRKGIKDAGFPQVPVISLNAAGLEKNPGFKFSYPIIKKSFMALVYGDLLMRVLYKVRPYEVVEGSANLLYEKWVKVCKIAVAEGKNKEFKNNITGIVSEFDLLEIKNIIKPKVGLVGEILVKFDPIANNNIIDVIEKEGGEAVMPDLIDFFLYCAYDADFKYKYLGKSRTDKIINNVAIQYIESYRKHMKLVLEGSKRFTAPNTIQELAAKASPIISLGNQSGEGWFLTAEMIELIESGTKNIVCVQPFACLPNHVSGKGMIKELKRRNKGANITAIDYDPGASEVNQINRIKLMMSIAFKNLKSEEEIKTAFDEAASDKKED, encoded by the coding sequence ATGAAAAATATATTACACGTTGGGTTAGACGTAGGATCTACTACTGTTAAGATAGTAGTGTTAGATGAGCAAGAAAAAACGATTTATAGTAAATATCAAAGACATTTTTCAGATATTAAAAGTACAATCGCAGAGCTTTTAAATGAAGCTTATAATAATTTTTCAGAGGCCGATATTACTATAGTTGTAACGGGATCTGGTGGACTAGCATTAGCTAAATGGATGAATATACCTTTTATTCAAGAAGTAATAGCAAGTACTTATGCAATAGAGAAAATTATACCTAGAACTAATGTAGCAATAGAACTGGGTGGAGAAGATGCAAAAATAATTTATTTTGATGGAGGAATAGATCAAAGGATGAATGGATCTTGTGCTGGAGGTACAGGGGCATTTATTGATCAAATGGCATCCCTTCTCCAGACAGATGCAACTGGACTTAATGAATTTGCCAAGAACTATAAGACTATATATCCAATAGCTGCTAGGTGCGGCGTTTTTGCAAAAACAGATATTCAGCCATTATTAAATGAAGGTGCTGCAAAGGAAGATATTGCTGTGTCAGTTTTTCAGTCAGTAGTTAATCAAACCATTAGCGGACTTGCATGTGGTAGGCCAATTAGAGGTAATGTTGCATTTTTAGGTGGACCATTATTTTTCTTGTCTGAGCTTAGACAAAGGTTTATCGAAACTTTAAAACTTACAGAGGATCAAGTTATCTTTCCAAAAGATTCTCAGTTATTTGTAGCAGTAGGTGCTGCAATGTCTTCAAAGGATAATAGTACTATTTCATTTGAACATTTAAAAAATCAGCTTCCCAAATTGATGGAAGCGACTAGTAATGATGTTCGTAGATTTAGGCCCCTTTTTGCAGATGATAAAGAACTACAGGTTTTTAACGAAAGGCAAAGCAAGTATAAGGCTAAAAGACGTGAACTTGAAGGGTATACTGGAAATTGCTATTTGGGGATAGATGCTGGTTCTACAACAACTAAAGTTACACTTATAGATGAAGAAGGGGCAATTTTACACTCTTTTTATGGCAGTAATGAAGGTAATCCATTAACTTCAGTTAGAAAAGCACTAAAACATATATATTCTATAATGCCTAAAGGTGTTACTATTAAAAATTCCGCAGTAACAGGTTACGGCGAAAAACTAATAATGGCAGCATTAAAGGTGGACATTGGGGAAATTGAAACCATAGCTCATTATAAGGCAGCAGAATTTTTTATGCCTGGAGTAGATTTTATACTAGATATTGGTGGACAGGATATGAAATGTCTAAAAGTAAAAAATGGAGTAATTGATAGTATAATGTTAAATGAAGCTTGTTCATCTGGTTGCGGTTCTTTCATAGAAACATTTGCTCACTCTTTAAATATGGAAGTAGCAGAATTCGCAGAGGTAGCATTAAAGGCTAAAAGGCCAGTTGATTTAGGTTCAAGGTGTACTGTATTTATGAATTCGAGAGTTAAGCAGGCTCAGAAGGAAGGGGCTTCTGTAGGTGATATATCTGCAGGACTTTCTTATTCGGTAATAAAAAATGCACTTCAAAAGGTTATTAAAATAAGAGACCCAAAAGACATGGGCAAAAAAATAATAGTTCAAGGAGGAACTTTTTATAATAGTGCCGTACTTCGCGCTTTCGAGATTATTTCAGGAAGAGAGGCTGTAAGACCAGATATTGCAGGTTTAATGGGCGCATTTGGTGCATCACTTATTGCAAAAGAAAGGGATGAAGAAGGCAGAGTTTCTACATTATTATCGTTAGAACAATTGGATAACTTAGCTATCGAGACGACCATGGGAAGATGCAAGCAGTGTGCTAATCAATGCGTTCTTACAATTAATAAATTTGATAATGATCGAGAATTTATATCTGGTAATCGATGTGAAAAAGCACTAGGGCTTAGTAATAAAAAAGAGGAAATACCTAATGTCTATGATTATAAATATAAAAGAATATTTAATTATATTCCACTAAAAAAAGAAGAAGCGCAAAGAGGAACAATAGGAATTCCAAGAGTGCTTAATTTATATGAAAATTATCCGTTTTGGTTTACGTTCTTTACAAATTTAGGATTTAGGGTAGAGTTATCCCAAAGATCATCTAAAAAGGTATACGAAATGGGAATAGAAACAATTCCATCAGAGTCTGCTTGTTACCCTGCTAAAATTGCACATGGACACATAATGAGCCTTATAAATAAGGGCATAGATTTAATATTTTATCCTTGTATTCCATATGAAAAAAAAGAACGAAAAAATGCTGATGATCATTATAATTGTCCCATAGTAACTTCATATCCTGAGGTAATAAAAAACAATATGGATATATTAAAGGAAAGAAATGTTAGGTTCCTTAATCCATTTATTTCTTTAGATAATGAGAAGGCGCTAGATAAGAGATTAGCAGATGAATTAGTTAGTTTTGGAATTAGCAAAAAAGAAGTTGTTATAGCGGCTGAACTAGCATGGGCTGAAACTGAAAAGGTTAAATTAGATATTAGAAATAAAGGTGAGGAAGTTGTAGAATATATTAGGAGAACGGGGAAAAGGGGTATTGTACTCGCTGGCAGACCTTATCATATAGACCCAGAAATTAATCATGGGATTCCAAGCGTTATTACTGACTTTGATATGCCTGTACTTACAGAGGATTCCGTGGCTCATTTAGGCGTTATTGAAGGGCCTTTAAGAGCGGTAGATCAGTGGGTTTATCATTCTAGGTTATATGCAGCAGCAAGTTTTGTATCAAAGGAGCCTAATATTGAACTTATTCAACTAAATTCTTTTGGATGTGGACTTGATGCAGTAACATCAGATCAGGTTGCACAAATACTCGAAGATAATGGAAAGATATTTACAACTTTAAAAATTGATGAGGGAAATAATTTGGGAGCAGCAAGAATTAGAATTAGATCTTTAAAAGCTGCACTTTATGAAAGAGATAAGAATGGAGTTTTGTTAAAGAAAGTACAAGAACCTGATAAAAAAATTATATTTACAAAAGAAATGAAAAAGAAACATACGATTTTATGCCCACAAATGTCGCCTATACATTTTCAATTTTTACAGGAAGCATTTAATTCATCAGGATATAATTTGCAAATATTGCCATCAGTGGATACTAAAGCTGTAGACGAAGGTTTAAAATATGTAAACAATGATGCATGTTATCCTACAATAATAGTTGTTGGGCAACTAATTGCTGCTCTTAAGTCAGGCAAATATGATGTGGAAAATACATCTGTTATAATCTCTCAAACCTGCGGAGGGTGTAGGGCAACAAATTACATTGGATTCCTTAGAAAAGGGATTAAGGACGCAGGTTTTCCTCAGGTACCAGTTATATCTTTAAATGCTGCTGGACTCGAGAAAAATCCAGGTTTCAAATTTAGTTATCCAATAATTAAGAAATCATTTATGGCTTTAGTTTATGGTGACTTGCTTATGCGAGTACTATACAAAGTTAGGCCATATGAAGTAGTAGAAGGCTCAGCTAACTTGCTTTATGAAAAATGGGTAAAAGTATGCAAGATAGCGGTAGCAGAAGGAAAGAATAAAGAGTTTAAAAACAATATAACTGGCATTGTCTCTGAATTTGATCTTTTAGAAATTAAAAATATTATTAAACCTAAGGTAGGACTAGTTGGAGAAATCTTAGTTAAATTCGATCCCATAGCTAACAATAATATTATAGATGTTATTGAAAAAGAGGGTGGAGAGGCAGTTATGCCAGATTTAATAGACTTTTTCTTATACTGTGCTTATGATGCTGACTTTAAATATAAGTATTTAGGTAAAAGCAGAACTGATAAAATAATAAACAATGTGGCTATTCAATATATAGAAAGTTATAGAAAACATATGAAATTAGTTCTTGAAGGGAGTAAAAGATTTACAGCTCCCAATACTATACAGGAATTAGCAGCAAAGGCATCACCTATTATATCACTTGGTAATCAATCAGGAGAAGGATGGTTTTTAACAGCTGAAATGATTGAACTTATTGAAAGTGGCACAAAAAATATAGTTTGTGTACAACCTTTTGCTTGTCTTCCTAATCATGTATCAGGTAAAGGAATGATTAAGGAATTAAAGAGAAGAAATAAAGGAGCTAATATCACTGCTATAGATTATGACCCGGGTGCAAGTGAGGTAAATCAAATTAACAGAATTAAACTTATGATGTCTATTGCCTTTAAAAATCTTAAGAGTGAAGAAGAAATAAAAACTGCTTTTGATGAGGCAGCTAGTGACAAAAAGGAAGATTAA
- a CDS encoding ABC transporter permease, producing the protein MLIESNEQKKYIKDVKRRKHIIIFTRIIILITFFSLWEIAGRLQWIDSFLTSTPSKMFTSFIQVYNEGTLLTHISVTCFETIAGFLLGTILGALIAVLLWWSDFVSKVLDPYLIVLNALPKVALAPIIIFWVGNGIKAIIVIALLISIVVTIISILGGFREVDEDKIKLLKTFGASKLQILNTLIIPASIPTLISALKINVGLSWVGVIMGEFLVAKEGLGFLIIYGGQVSELDMVMMSIVILAILAYLMYEVVAFIERKVVFKNK; encoded by the coding sequence ATGCTGATTGAAAGCAATGAACAGAAAAAATATATTAAAGACGTAAAAAGGAGAAAACACATTATTATTTTCACAAGGATAATAATATTAATAACATTTTTTAGTCTTTGGGAAATAGCTGGCAGACTCCAATGGATAGATTCATTCCTAACAAGTACGCCCTCGAAAATGTTTACATCCTTTATACAAGTATATAATGAAGGAACACTTTTAACTCATATCTCGGTAACATGTTTTGAAACCATAGCAGGTTTTTTACTTGGAACAATTTTAGGCGCCCTTATCGCAGTACTATTGTGGTGGTCCGATTTTGTATCCAAAGTTTTAGACCCATATTTAATTGTGTTGAACGCTTTGCCTAAAGTAGCTCTTGCACCTATTATTATATTTTGGGTAGGTAATGGTATAAAAGCAATAATAGTAATTGCTCTTTTAATATCAATAGTTGTAACTATAATAAGCATCCTAGGTGGTTTTAGAGAAGTTGATGAAGATAAAATAAAACTTTTAAAGACCTTTGGTGCCTCAAAACTTCAAATATTAAATACCCTAATTATTCCTGCTTCTATTCCTACTCTCATTTCTGCACTTAAAATAAACGTAGGCCTATCTTGGGTTGGTGTAATTATGGGTGAATTCTTAGTAGCTAAAGAAGGCCTAGGTTTTTTAATAATTTATGGTGGTCAAGTTTCCGAGCTAGATATGGTAATGATGAGCATAGTAATACTCGCAATACTCGCTTACCTTATGTATGAAGTGGTGGCATTTATTGAAAGAAAAGTGGTTTTTAAAAATAAATGA